Sequence from the Castanea sativa cultivar Marrone di Chiusa Pesio chromosome 12, ASM4071231v1 genome:
GATGAAAAGCAAAATGGAGGATTTGCACATGCTGAGACTATCATATACTATTCTAAGGTTGTGAAGATTATTAAATTTCAGAGCTGCTTTGACATATTGGTTGATTGCATCTGTTAATGGAGTTAATAAATCTTTTGTTCTATGGCTCTTGTTGAGGTGTTGTATAAcaaatatgcaaaattttatgtttgtttCTTATTTCATGGTCTATATCTTGCCAGTGACAACTGGACCAAATGGCATCTCCTTCTCCTATAAGTAaggagggtgaggtcatgggtacAATTTGTGCAGGTGTGAGAGTTGTGTATTTACCCATTTAAAATGTTCACGGATATGTCATTTCTTAATAGGGTTTACTGTATATCGAGTAGCAATGTGTCAAACTAATTTACCTATGTAAGATGTTCATGGATatgttgtttcttaatacatttaCTGCATATCGAGTGGCAATGTGTATAACTAACTAAACTAACTTCGCAATAACTTCATCTGTGCAGAGACTTCAAGATGATCTACAAATGTTAGGGATGAAAATCAAAGGGCATGAGGACAATATAAAATTTCTGAATGCTCAAAATAACAAATTAGATGATGTCATTCTTGATTTGCAaggtataatatttttctttatttttatatatttttaataatgtcACTAATGTTAAGCAAGCCCATCTTAGCAAGCGAATGAAATGCAGATAAATTGAGCACATGACTAATTTCTAAAGCCATATACAAGGTCCAACTTCTTAAGGATACAGTTATAACTATCATGTTATAAGATATCTTGCTCTTGGTTAAAACTTGCGCCCTAAATCATTACATAAAGAATATCTCAATTGTGTAAGTTTTGGTTATCAAAGAAGATACTCAAGCAACAATCTCTCCTCATTCTCAACATCATCATTTATGGTTACCTGAGAATTTTATGGAAATTATAAACTAAAAGATGAAGTGTATAAAAGTGTTTGACATTAGGTCCATGTTGTTCGGGTAGGAAAGGACTTgagttcaaaattttcaaatgtctAAGACTTACTTTTTGATTCCGTATTTGTATTAACTACAAGTTCCATCTCAGTTACCTTGGGCAAGCATCATGGTTCGAGCACTCCGAAGATTGAAATTGAGAATCATTCCCAACTTCAGACTGAGGACCAAACAACTGAACTGATTCTACAGCATGAAAAATCTGCTGCTGGtattttgtgtcaattgaaaGCTCGACATGGTCCTCAGGCTTCCCATCTTCAATTGACCAAGGATGTGCTGGGTATTGTTGCTACACTTGGTAAAGTGGAGGACGAAAATCTTAGCAGGTTTGATTGACTTTGCACTTCATTTTCTCTTAATTTATGGTATTCTGCATAAGTTATGGTCTTGTCATCAACTGCATTTGATCATTTATGGTTCTCTTTTGGATAAAAATAGACTATGACATTTTATTAGCTTCATCATCAAAGCTTCTTTGTTGGGGTTTAGTTTGCATACTTTAGAATGGGTTAGAATGAATTTAGATGCTATAAAATATTGCCAAAATGGCTCATTGATTAGGAGGTTCAAATGAATGAGTGGGCCTGTTTGCTCACTAGGCTGGGGATGGGATGTTTTGGTGAGGGACATTGTGACTAATGACTATTAACAATCCTATGCTATGCTTAATATAATcgtccttttatttatttggaatgCAGGCTTTTTTCAGAGTACTTAGGGTTGGAGACTATGCTGGCCATTGTCTGTAAGACTTACGAAGGTGTTAAAGCCCTAGAAACATATGACAAGCAAGGCTGCATAAATAAAAGTTCTGGTCTTCACGCACTTGGTGCTACTATTGGAAGGAATATGGACGGCAGATTTCTCGTCATTTGTCTTGAAAATATAATGCATGAGTCTCATATGCTGTCTTTGTTTGACAATTTGGACTTTTAGTTTGTAAACCTTCTAAAAGAATTCCTTTCCCCCTTTCACAGACCATATGCAGGTGAGTTTGTAGCAGATGACCCTCAAAGGAGGCTTGATCTTGTAAAGCCAAAATTACCTAATGGGGAGTGTCCTCCTGGCTTTCTTGGGTTTGCTGTGAATATGATCAATGTGGACAACGCAAACTTATTTTGTGTCACAGCTAGTGGACATGGCCTCAGGGAGACTCTATTTTAtaatcttttctctcgtcttcAAGTATATAGAACAAGGCAGGACATGGTAACTGCTCTTCCTTGTATCAGTGATGGAGCCATTTCTTTGGATGGAGGGATGATTAGGAGTACCAGTGTGTTTTCCCTCGGGGATCGGTAAGAAGCTCTGCTATCACAAATGAATTTCACATTATTTCcatgtatatattttgttaacttcttttctcttcttcaaaACTTAATCTTGTGTTTGCACCTAGTAAGATGCCTGCAGTATTcttacttattttaaaaaaaaaaaaaaaaaactgatgcCTACAGTATTTTTGTAGCACAAATGCCTAAATAAGGTTCTCCCATTTGTGGTTGAATTTCTgttaaactaattaaattgCTATATGAGATGCTCAACCCATGGACTTTCTGCCACTCCTCTGCCCTTGCAAAAGTAAAATCATGATTATTAAAAGCACTGTAGTGTTCCTGCTTCTTGTTCAGCCACCAGTCTACAAATTGTAAAATCCTGAAGTACAGTGGCTTTTTAGGTTGGAAAGCATTAATCCCCTCTTTCTGAAAACTCTTTTCCAACTATGTAGGGTACTTTGTCAAAATTAGAAGTATTCTCATTATACTTTATGATTCCTAGGCATTAGTTATATTTGATATGTCTAAACTTATTAGCTTATTAGGGTTTTAAATCACTATAAATTATGGATCCTGAATTTCTACTCTAATTCGTTTTATAGGCATGCTGTTGCTCAAAGTCAAACATTAGATGATAAAAATTTGAACCCTGTACctatccaaaaagaaaattgaaccttGTGGATttcaatttcattgtttaataGAATTGGAATTTTAATTGTTGCTTCATCTTAGTTTTGGAACCTCTTGATGATGTTAGGGAAGATGTAGATGTGAAATTCCCAAAACCCTTGGTGACATCAACCGTACCTGAAAAACACATCGAGGCTGAGAGGCAGGTCAAGGAGGTGagatggaaaaaagaaaaaatgcatGATGATATTCAAAGAGAACAAGCATTATTGAATCATGCAAAGTTCAATTTTGATAGAAAGAAGCAAGAGTTTCTGAAGTTCCTTGCTGAAAGCTCATCATACGCAACTCAGGTAATGCCTTGAACTGATCCCTAACTAACAGCAATTTGTGGTTTGCTTATGGAAGCAACTtttgtaaatttaattagtggacaTGAAGTAGAAATTAAACTTTTAAATTGACAGATGTTGTATGCTATTTACTTGTTTTTTGGGTGAGGGGGTTGGCAATTAACTTGATCTTTGTGAACAATGTATTGAAATCCCCTCTGTTTTGAGCATgaccagaaaatattttattgaaaaagataaattctTATGTCCTCTTTTAAATTATGATGTCAATTAAGTGCTGTGTTGGAGACTTACTGATCAGCAATAGTTTTGATCAATGATAATGATGCTGTTATGGCTGCCAAAGTATGTGAACCCATCTATGAAAGCAGCAATATTTCAACAATGTTGATATTGTATATGGTGGATTTACTCTATAGGATCAAATCTTATTCTTGTGATGACCCCACGTTTGGAAAAGCCAGAAATGCAAAGCATTTTGGTGTTATCCCTTATTTCAATCCTCTCTCTAGTTGTCTCATATATTCTACGTTTGTggatgacttataaattttataaatgcaACTTTGCAGGCAGCACCAGTGACCCCAAGATGATGTTTATGTTGA
This genomic interval carries:
- the LOC142619751 gene encoding protein DEFECTIVE IN MERISTEM SILENCING 3 — protein: MFQPNSQLPVQTIKDSSALMQVDQTEKSIVVRDEKQNGGFAHAETIIYYSKRLQDDLQMLGMKIKGHEDNIKFLNAQNNKLDDVILDLQVTLGKHHGSSTPKIEIENHSQLQTEDQTTELILQHEKSAAGILCQLKARHGPQASHLQLTKDVLGIVATLGKVEDENLSRLFSEYLGLETMLAIVCKTYEGVKALETYDKQGCINKSSGLHALGATIGRNMDGRFLVICLENIIPYAGEFVADDPQRRLDLVKPKLPNGECPPGFLGFAVNMINVDNANLFCVTASGHGLRETLFYNLFSRLQVYRTRQDMVTALPCISDGAISLDGGMIRSTSVFSLGDREDVDVKFPKPLVTSTVPEKHIEAERQVKEVRWKKEKMHDDIQREQALLNHAKFNFDRKKQEFLKFLAESSSYATQAAPVTPR